The DNA region AATCGGAATTTCTTTAAGGAAAAAGGAAAGGATAACGGCATAAATAAGGGGAATTTTTAAAACAGATAGAAGACCACTTTTGAGGCTTCCTTCAAGGATTACAATTCCGAGAGTAAAATGGTAAACAGCCATGATAACCATGAAGGTCACGGCGAAGGGCAGTCCTTCTTCTCCAAACCATAGGTAAATAAGGGGGATTCCAAGGTAGCCGGCATTCATAACTGTAGTGGAAATCTCAAAAGCTTCATCCTTCTTACCAAAAAGAAATTGCTCAACTAAAAGGGATAAAAGGTAAACGCCAATAAAAACTCCTAAGGCAGTTAGTAAGATGCAAGTCAGGTTTGACAGTGAAATTTCAACGCTCCGAAAGGAAGAGAAGATAAGAGCCGGAGCAAACAGGTAGAGAACGATAAATGAAATCGTATCCGTTTTCAGCTCCGGTTTTTGTTTTCCAACGAAAAAGCCGACACCTATGAGGAGGTAGAGGGGGAGTATAACGTTTAATAGGACGTCTCCCATGGCACTTAAAGCTCACCCTTTACTCTTTCATTCCCCTGCCTTACGGTAACGCCTACAGAATCAAAGAACTCTAAAAGGGGGATTGCAAACTTCCTTGAAACGCCGAGGTAGTCCTTAAACTCTCCAACGGACAGCGTGCCCTTCTTTTTAAAGTGTTCCCTGAGAATCTCTTTAACTTTTTCAATGGCAGAGGGACTGTATATGAAATCAGCAATTTTCCTGTAGCCCTTTCTATTTACAAGGTAGGAAACTATCAGGTTCGCCTCCTCCTCTGAAATTCCAAGCTCCTCTGCAATTTCTTTTGTCTCTGGAGGAGAGAAGCCTTTTTTCTCTATCAATTCCTGAGCTTTCCTTACAGGAATCTCAAAGTAAGTACCCTTCTCGCAGGGGACAAAGCCCTTAATCCTTAGTATTCCTCCACTTTCCTCTATTTTGCCCTCTGAAAGGAGCTCCCTAATAGCCTCAGAGAGAATCGGAGAAGGAACGGAAAGTTTACTCTTTAAAGACTCCTTGTTTATCCCTTCAGCAATTGGGTACTCCTTATGGTAGGTTTCAATGGCCTTAAGGAGTTTTTCCTTTAAATCGGTAAAGAACTCTGATGGGTAGAGCTCCCCTCCTGAAAGAAGGAGCTCCCCTTCCTCTACAAGCTCCTTAACGACCTGAGAGGCCTCTTCCGGAGTTAGGTTTAAAAGCTGGACGAACTTCTCTGGAGAGAGAGCTCCGGGAAACTTCTTAACGTAGGAAAGGACAATATCCTTCTTGTCCTTTTCCCTTAAAGTGGAAAGGAAAGAGAGGTACTCTTCCCTAAAGCGACGCCTAAATCTTCTCTCAGGAAGGGGATTTAGAACCTTCCCGCCACCTATAACCCTTGCAGGTGAGTAGTTACGAATTACGAACCTGTCCCCGTAAACGGGAACAACCTCTCCTTTCAGCCTCACCTGAGCAAGGGCAGTTTCTCCGGGAAGCAGCTCGTCCCTATCAACTAAATAGACTTCTCCTTCAACTTCCTTGGTTAAGTGGTGAAAGTGAACTTTATGGCCAGACTGGAGGATAAGGTCTGCGTCCTTAGAAAGGGTTAGCTCAACGTCAACCATCGTAGAAGGCTTAAGGTAACCGGAAGTAGCAATGAGGTCGCCCCTTCCTACCTCCTCCTTAGAAACGTCCGAAAGGTTAAGGGCTGTCCTTTGGCCGGCAAAGGCTTCATCTACCCCCTTACCGTGAACCTGAAGCCCCCTTACCTTTACCCTCCTACCCTCAGGCAGTATCTCAACGGTATCTCCCGTTTTTACCTTACCAGAAAGGAGAGTTCCCGTAACAACCGTTCCAAAACCTTTTACCATGAAGGAGCGGTCAACTGGAAGCCTGAGAATTCCCTTAGAGCTCTTGGGCTCTACCTCAGCTGCCAGTTTATCCATCTCCTCAAGGAGCTCCTTTAAGCCCTCCCCAGTCTTTGAAGAGACGGGAATAATGGGAGCTCCCTCTAAGAAAGTCCCTTCTAAGAACTCCTTTACGTCCTCCTTCACAAGTTCCAACCAGTCATCGTCTACAAGATCCTTCTTCGTTAGAACGACGATACCCTTTTTCGTCCCAAGAACTTCACAGACTGTAAGGTGTTCCTGAGTCTGGGGCATAACTCCTTCGTCTGCGGCTATAACGAAGAGGACAAAGTCTATACCGTGAGCTCCTGCAAGCATGTTCTTTATGAACTTTTCGTGACCGGGAACGTCAACGATTCCAACCAGAACGCCACTTGGGAGTTCTAAATGGGCAAAACCCAAGTCTATCGTCATACCCCGCCTTTTTTCCTCTTCCCAGCGGTCGGTATCAATACCCGTTAAAGCCTTTATGAGGGTAGTCTTACCGTGGTCTATGTGTCCAGCCGTTCCAACTACCAAGAACTTTTTACTTTGCATAGTCAACAGCCCTTGTCTCCCTGATGACGGTTATCTTTATCTGGCCGGGATACTGAACTTCCTCTTCAATCTTCCTTGAAATCTGGTGGGCAAGGAAAGCCGCCTCTTCGTCCGTGATTCTATCAGGCTCAACCATTATCCTCACTTCCCTACCTGCCTGAATCGCAAAGGCCTTCATAACGCCGGGGAAAGACTCGGCAATGCTCTCAAGCTTCTCAATCCTCTTAATGTAGGCCTCTAAACTCTCCCTCCTTGCTCCCGGCCTTGCGGCACTTAAAGCGTCCGCCGTTGCGGCACACACAGACTCAATTGTCGTAAACTCGGCCTCTCCGTGGTGGGCAGCAGCAGCGTTAACTACAGCCTCTGGCTCACCGTATTTTTTAAGGATGTCAGCCCCAATTAGAGAGTGAGAACCTTCAACCTCGTGGGTAACGGCCTTTCCTATGTCGTGGAAGAGCCCTGCACGTTTAGCAAGCTGAACGTCAGCTCCGATCTCTGCAGCAATCATGCCGGCAAGGTAGGCAACCTCTCTAACGTGCTGAAGAACATTTTGACCGTAGCTAGTCCTGAACTTCAGTTTTCCAAGAAGTTTCTTGAGCTCAGGGTGGACGTTGTCTATTCCAAGCTCAAAGAGAACCTCCTCAGCAGCAGCGATAATCTCCTGCTCTATCTCCTGTTTTACCTTCTCAACGACCTCCTCTATCCTTGCAGGGTGAATCCTTCCATCAGCTACAAGCCTTTCAAGGGCAATTCTTGCAACTTCCCTCCTTACAGGGTCAAAGGAGGAAATGGTTACAGCCTCTGGTGTATCGTCAATAATCAGGTCAACTCCTGTAGCAAGCTCAAAGGCCCTTATGTTCCTACCTTCCCTTCCGATGATTCTTCCCTTCATCTCGTTGTTTGGAAGGTCAACAACGGCAACGGTCGTTTCGGCAACCACGTCTGTGGCAAGCCTCTGAATGGTAGTTGCAAGTATCTTCTTAGCCTTCCTTTCCAAGTTCTGCTCAAACTCCTCCTCCATCTTCTTATAGCGAACGGCCAAGTCCCTCTTTATCTCCTCTTCCATCCTCTTCATAAGCTCTTCTCTTGCCTCTTCCTTCGTCATACCGGCAATCTCTTCAAGTTTTTTGAGCTCCTCCTCCAAGAGCTGAGTAACCTTCATGTCCTTCTCAAGGAGCTCCGCCTCTAACCTCTCAACTTCTGCCTTCTTCTCCTCAAGCTCTGCCTCAAGTTTTTCTAAGAACTCAGCCCTCTTGTCTAAGTTCTCTTCCCTCTTATCAAGGGAAGACTCCCTCTTATCAAGGAACTCTTCACGCCTCAAAAGCCTCCTTTCAAGCTCCGAGAGCTCTCTCCTCTTTTCCCTGAGTTCCTCCTCTAACCTCTCCTTTTCCTTTAGCACCTCCTCCTTAGCCTGAAGGAAGGCCTGCTTTTTCATCTCCTCAAACTTTTCTCGGGCTTCTTTAAGGAGCTCCTCAGCTTTACGCTTTAGCTCAGAAGCCTCCTCCTTAGCTCTCTCAATAATTTTCTCAGCCTCTAACTTGGCCTCTTCCTTTACCTTCCTCTCTATCTCTTCCTTCTCAACGTGCCCTTTCTTTATGCCAACCACGTAACCAGCAGCGAGCCCCGACAGGATTGCCAGTATGGCAACGAGGATTAGCTCCATTCTTTCCTCCTTATCTCCCTTTTTTCTGTAACAACAAGGTCTACAGGTACATCGTAAGGGTCGTGGGGAATTCTCTCCACGACCTGAAAGTCAAAGCAGATTCCAATTTTAAACCCTATTTGCGTTCTGGCAAGGAAACGGTCGTAAAAACCGCCACCATACCCAATCCTAAAACAGTTCAAGTCAAAGGCTATTCCGGGAACAAAAACAACGTCTATCTCGTTAATAGCCCGAGAGAGCTCATAGGGAGGCTCTAAGATGGAACAGTACCCGGGAGAAAGCTCAGACAAGGAGAATACTTCAAGGGGAAGGATTTCTTTGCCCGAAACACGAGGGAAAACCACTCTTTTACCCCGACTAAGACACCACTCAGCAAGGGGAAGAAGGTCAACCTCCCCCTTAAAAGGGGCGTAGAACATAAGAGTGTTTACATCAGAAGGCAAGAGAGCTTTCAGTTTCTCAACTATCTGCTCACTTTTTCTCTTTCTTTCACTCTCTGGGAGGAGTAGCCTCCTCCGTTTTACTTTTTCTCTTATTTGTTCCTTTGTTAGCACGCCACGTGCCTTAAGGTGCTATTTTCTTGGAGGAGGTTACAAGGAGCTTATGAGCACCCTCTTCAAGACGCTTTATCTCCTCTCCAAGCTCCTGTATCTGTTTCTTTAAAAGTTCGTTCTCGTCAAGAAGGTAAAAGCAGGCGACAACCAGCGCCTTCTCTAAGGTAACCTTGCTGTTACCTGTCTTTATTCTCTCAACCATTGACTCAAGGCGCTGGGCAAGATGTCTAACGTATTCAGGGTCCTTATCCGTCTTTATGTTAAACTTCCTTCCTGCTATTACAACTTCTACAGTTTGCGGTAGACTACTCACAATTTTCCTCTTATGCCCTAAGCTTAGCGCCAATCTTCTCAAGCTCTTTTATTATAACATCCATAATCTTGTTAACTTCCTCATCTGAGAGAGTTCTGTCAGGAGACCTAAAGAGGAGAGAGAAAGCAACGCTCTTTTTACCTTCCGGAATGCCCTTTCCGGTGTAAATGTCAAAGAGTTTTAACCTTTCAAGGTACTTCGCAGACTTCCTTATGACCTTCTCAACCTCTGCAACCGGAAGGTCTAAGTCAACAAGAACTGCAATATCCCTACTTACCGGTGGGAACTTGGGTATCTGGGAGAAACGTATTCTCTTTCCTTCAGAGAGTTTAAGGAGCTCCCCTAAGTTTAGCTCTCCAACAAAAATGTCCTGCTTCACTTCAAACCTTTCAAGGACGTCTGGGTGGAGCTTCCCTATGAAACCTACTTCTTTACCGTCCACAAAGACTTTTGCGCTCTGACCGGGATGGAGGTAGGCCTCGCTCTCTAAGGGCTTAAACTCTGGGGAAAGTTTTAAGAGCTCCATCAGCGACTCAAGTATTCCCTTCAGGTCGTAAAAGTCTACGTCCCTTTCACCGTAAAGACCTTCTGGAACTTTGCCAGTAAGGGCAAAGCTAAGGTGTAAGGGTTCATCGGGAAGTTTCTCACCTCTGTTTACAAAGACGCGGGCTACCTCAAAGAGAAAAACGTTTCTCTCGTTCCTGTTTATGTTCAAGCATGCATTTTGGACAAGGCTCGGGAAGATTCTATCCCTCATAAAGCTCCACTCTTCAGAGAGTGGGTTGGCAATCTTTATAAGACCTTCAACGCCAAAGCCAAATTTTCTGTAGAGTTTCTCCCCTATGAAGCTGTAGTTAACGGCTTCATTTAAGCCGAGGGCTGTTAAGAACTCCTTAACTTCCTGCACCTTGTCGTAGACGAAGTTCCTCTCTACCTCAGAGTGCATAAGGGGATAGGAGCTAACGACATTCTTCATGCCGTAAATGCGGACGACTTCCTCAATCAGGTCAATCTCACGGGTTACGTCGTACTTTCTCCAAGAGGGAACTTTAACGACTATGTAGTCCTGTTCCTTCCTAACTGTAAAGCCGAGGTTAGAGAGAATCTCAAAGGACTTCCTTGCAGGGATGTTTACGCCGAGAATCTTCGTAGCCCTATCGGGGTTAAAGACTATAACCTTGGGGGTATAGGGTTTTGGATAGAAGGAGAGCTTCCCCTTCGCAACTTCTCCACTACAGATTTTCTGGATTAGGTGGAGAGCTCTCTTCGCAGCAAACTCGGTAGCCTCTATGTCTGCTCCCCTTTCAAACCTGTAAGAAGCATCAGTCATAAGGGCTAAACGCTTAGAGGTCTTCCTGACAGTCATAGGGTCAAAGTGGGCAGACTCAAGGAAGACCTCCTTAGTTTCAAGGGACGTACCGCTTTCCTCTCCCCCCATTATTCCGGCTATGGCAACAGGCCTTTCCGAATCCGCTATAACGAGGTCGGATGGAGAGAGCTCCCTCTCCACACCGTCAAGGGTTACTATCCTCTCACCTTCCTTAGCTCTCCTTACTACAACCTCCCTGCCGGAGAGCTTCTCAAGGTCAAAAGCGTGAAGGGGCTGTCCCAGCTCGTACATAACGTAGTTTGTAACGTCAACAACGGCGTTTATTGGCCTTAAGCCCACAAGGTAGAGCCTAACCTGCATCCAGAGGGGGGAGTTTTTATTCTCAAGTCCCTTTATTACAAAACCGTCGTAGCGAGGACAGGCTGCACCGTCAAGAACCTTAAGGGAGGCCTCATCTTCCGCCTTAAAATCACCCTCTATAAAGGAAACCTCGGGAAGTTTTATAGGTTTCCCAAGAACAGCCCTTAACTCCCTCGCAATTCCCAAGACAGAAAGGGCATCAGGCCTGTTTGTTGTTATCTCGTACTCAATAACCCAGTCATCAAGCCCAAGGGCTTCTTTTATGTCTCTTCCAAGCTCAAGGTTTTCTGGAAGAATCATAATACCCTTTGCTGAATCTGTAAGGCCAAGCTCCTCCTCAGAACAGAGCATACCCTCAGAAACTTCTCCACGGAGCTTACTCCTCTTAATCCTTACGCCATTTGGAAGCCTTGCCCCGTGAAGTGCAACGGGAACAACAGCCCCCTCAAAAACGTTGTCAGCCCCTGTAACTATCTGAAGAACCGTATCTCCAACATCAACTTTACAGATTTTCAGCCTGTCGGCGTTCGGATGCTTTTTTAGCTCAACAATCTTCCCGGTTACAACCTTTTCAATCCCTTCAGCAGCGTAACTAACAGAATCAACCTCAATTCCGACGTCTGTAAGGATATCTGCAACCTCCTTTGCGGAGAGCTCTCCTATATCAATAAACTCCTGAAGCCACCTGTACGTTATCCTCATCCTACATACCCCTGAACTGTCTTAAAAATCTCAAATCGTTCTCAAAGAAGAGCCTTAAATCGTCTATACCGTACTTAAGCATTGCAATCCTCTCAACTCCCATACCGAAGGCAAATCCCTGATAAACCTCGGGATTTATACCAACGGCCTTAAAGACGGCAGGGTCAACCATTCCACAGCCGAGAATCTCAAGCCAACCTGTTCCCTTACAGACCTTACAACCCTTACCACCACATATAACGCAACCAATATCAACTTCAGCACTCGGTTCTGTAAATGGAAAGTAAGAAGGCCTAAAACGAACTTTCGTATCGGAACCGAACATCTCCTTAAGGAAGAGCTCAAAAACCCCTTTAAGGTCTGCAAAGGTAACCCTCTGGTCAACCATAAGGCCTTCCACTTGATGGAACATGGGAGTATGGGTAACGTCGGCGTCCTTCCTGTAAACCTTTCCGGGAGCAATAATCTGAATCGGTGGTTGCTGTTTTTCCATTACCCTTACTTGAACAGGGGAGGTATGAGTTCTAAGAACTACGTCTTCAGAAATGTAAAATGTATCCTGCATCTCCCTTGCAGGATGCCCCTTAGGAATGTTTAAAGCCTCAAAGTTGTAAAAATCTGTCTCTATTTCTGGCCCCTCAGCTACGGAAAATCCCATCGCTGTAAATATCCTTACGATTTCCTTTAAAGTCTTCGTAACGACGTGAAGTGAACCTAAGGGATTTCTCCTGCCCGGTAAAGTTACATCTATCCTTTCCCGTCTAAGCTTTTCCCTTTTTTCAGCTTCCTTGAAATGTACAAGCTTTTCCTTAAGGAGAGATTCTATTTCTGACTTAAGCTCGTTACAGGCTCTTCCAAAGTTTCTCCTTTCTTCTGGAGGAAGCTTAGGAATAGACTTTAAAAGCTCCGTAAGCTTTCCTTTTCTGCCAATGAACTCTACTCTCAGGTTTTCAAGTTCTTCTGTAGTTGAAACCTTCTCAAGCTTTTCAAGGAATTCTTTCTTTAACTTTTCTAAG from Phorcysia thermohydrogeniphila includes:
- a CDS encoding AEC family transporter, producing the protein MGDVLLNVILPLYLLIGVGFFVGKQKPELKTDTISFIVLYLFAPALIFSSFRSVEISLSNLTCILLTALGVFIGVYLLSLLVEQFLFGKKDEAFEISTTVMNAGYLGIPLIYLWFGEEGLPFAVTFMVIMAVYHFTLGIVILEGSLKSGLLSVLKIPLIYAVILSFFLKEIPIPTGIEKIIKLAGDATLPLMLVSIGISLSRITPSSVSLSLVGTLLRFVGGSLFALLFSSLLACPPLLKKVLIVQSSLPSAILNFVLCERFNRSPEVAASIIFISTLLFPFYLFFLKIFL
- the selB gene encoding selenocysteine-specific translation elongation factor, with translation MQSKKFLVVGTAGHIDHGKTTLIKALTGIDTDRWEEEKRRGMTIDLGFAHLELPSGVLVGIVDVPGHEKFIKNMLAGAHGIDFVLFVIAADEGVMPQTQEHLTVCEVLGTKKGIVVLTKKDLVDDDWLELVKEDVKEFLEGTFLEGAPIIPVSSKTGEGLKELLEEMDKLAAEVEPKSSKGILRLPVDRSFMVKGFGTVVTGTLLSGKVKTGDTVEILPEGRRVKVRGLQVHGKGVDEAFAGQRTALNLSDVSKEEVGRGDLIATSGYLKPSTMVDVELTLSKDADLILQSGHKVHFHHLTKEVEGEVYLVDRDELLPGETALAQVRLKGEVVPVYGDRFVIRNYSPARVIGGGKVLNPLPERRFRRRFREEYLSFLSTLREKDKKDIVLSYVKKFPGALSPEKFVQLLNLTPEEASQVVKELVEEGELLLSGGELYPSEFFTDLKEKLLKAIETYHKEYPIAEGINKESLKSKLSVPSPILSEAIRELLSEGKIEESGGILRIKGFVPCEKGTYFEIPVRKAQELIEKKGFSPPETKEIAEELGISEEEANLIVSYLVNRKGYRKIADFIYSPSAIEKVKEILREHFKKKGTLSVGEFKDYLGVSRKFAIPLLEFFDSVGVTVRQGNERVKGEL
- the rny gene encoding ribonuclease Y, translating into MELILVAILAILSGLAAGYVVGIKKGHVEKEEIERKVKEEAKLEAEKIIERAKEEASELKRKAEELLKEAREKFEEMKKQAFLQAKEEVLKEKERLEEELREKRRELSELERRLLRREEFLDKRESSLDKREENLDKRAEFLEKLEAELEEKKAEVERLEAELLEKDMKVTQLLEEELKKLEEIAGMTKEEAREELMKRMEEEIKRDLAVRYKKMEEEFEQNLERKAKKILATTIQRLATDVVAETTVAVVDLPNNEMKGRIIGREGRNIRAFELATGVDLIIDDTPEAVTISSFDPVRREVARIALERLVADGRIHPARIEEVVEKVKQEIEQEIIAAAEEVLFELGIDNVHPELKKLLGKLKFRTSYGQNVLQHVREVAYLAGMIAAEIGADVQLAKRAGLFHDIGKAVTHEVEGSHSLIGADILKKYGEPEAVVNAAAAHHGEAEFTTIESVCAATADALSAARPGARRESLEAYIKRIEKLESIAESFPGVMKAFAIQAGREVRIMVEPDRITDEEAAFLAHQISRKIEEEVQYPGQIKITVIRETRAVDYAK
- a CDS encoding 5-formyltetrahydrofolate cyclo-ligase, encoding MLTKEQIREKVKRRRLLLPESERKRKSEQIVEKLKALLPSDVNTLMFYAPFKGEVDLLPLAEWCLSRGKRVVFPRVSGKEILPLEVFSLSELSPGYCSILEPPYELSRAINEIDVVFVPGIAFDLNCFRIGYGGGFYDRFLARTQIGFKIGICFDFQVVERIPHDPYDVPVDLVVTEKREIRRKEWS
- a CDS encoding cell division protein ZapA; the encoded protein is MSSLPQTVEVVIAGRKFNIKTDKDPEYVRHLAQRLESMVERIKTGNSKVTLEKALVVACFYLLDENELLKKQIQELGEEIKRLEEGAHKLLVTSSKKIAP
- the pheT gene encoding phenylalanine--tRNA ligase subunit beta gives rise to the protein MRITYRWLQEFIDIGELSAKEVADILTDVGIEVDSVSYAAEGIEKVVTGKIVELKKHPNADRLKICKVDVGDTVLQIVTGADNVFEGAVVPVALHGARLPNGVRIKRSKLRGEVSEGMLCSEEELGLTDSAKGIMILPENLELGRDIKEALGLDDWVIEYEITTNRPDALSVLGIARELRAVLGKPIKLPEVSFIEGDFKAEDEASLKVLDGAACPRYDGFVIKGLENKNSPLWMQVRLYLVGLRPINAVVDVTNYVMYELGQPLHAFDLEKLSGREVVVRRAKEGERIVTLDGVERELSPSDLVIADSERPVAIAGIMGGEESGTSLETKEVFLESAHFDPMTVRKTSKRLALMTDASYRFERGADIEATEFAAKRALHLIQKICSGEVAKGKLSFYPKPYTPKVIVFNPDRATKILGVNIPARKSFEILSNLGFTVRKEQDYIVVKVPSWRKYDVTREIDLIEEVVRIYGMKNVVSSYPLMHSEVERNFVYDKVQEVKEFLTALGLNEAVNYSFIGEKLYRKFGFGVEGLIKIANPLSEEWSFMRDRIFPSLVQNACLNINRNERNVFLFEVARVFVNRGEKLPDEPLHLSFALTGKVPEGLYGERDVDFYDLKGILESLMELLKLSPEFKPLESEAYLHPGQSAKVFVDGKEVGFIGKLHPDVLERFEVKQDIFVGELNLGELLKLSEGKRIRFSQIPKFPPVSRDIAVLVDLDLPVAEVEKVIRKSAKYLERLKLFDIYTGKGIPEGKKSVAFSLLFRSPDRTLSDEEVNKIMDVIIKELEKIGAKLRA
- the pheS gene encoding phenylalanine--tRNA ligase subunit alpha, producing the protein MTPNTLEKLKKEFLEKLEKVSTTEELENLRVEFIGRKGKLTELLKSIPKLPPEERRNFGRACNELKSEIESLLKEKLVHFKEAEKREKLRRERIDVTLPGRRNPLGSLHVVTKTLKEIVRIFTAMGFSVAEGPEIETDFYNFEALNIPKGHPAREMQDTFYISEDVVLRTHTSPVQVRVMEKQQPPIQIIAPGKVYRKDADVTHTPMFHQVEGLMVDQRVTFADLKGVFELFLKEMFGSDTKVRFRPSYFPFTEPSAEVDIGCVICGGKGCKVCKGTGWLEILGCGMVDPAVFKAVGINPEVYQGFAFGMGVERIAMLKYGIDDLRLFFENDLRFLRQFRGM